The region tttggagtaaatccaaTTTGAgttggtcgccacagctaacgGACatcagtcaacacaaaaatgtttataactcttAAATTTACAGGCAGTGACCTCAGATTTGCTGTGGTGATGGCTGAGAGTCAAACAACAGATACTCTAGGTGTGAAATCTCACAATGATGCATGAgaacataatgttattttcaaaggttGACATCAAATGGTCTTAGATTAAAATGTAAGGGCAGTAAGGCATGCTAAGCCTTTAACTTTGTATTTAATTTGCTGTTATGTTGCTGTGTGTTATAACAAACTCACTTCAGTGTTTATATGTTTAATCAGCCTTTTGATGGGGTGTTGCAGTTATGAAGTATTCCTACGTAACCTTAAATGCAACTTTTGACTTTCCCCACTATTAACGTCAGGGCTCGGATGGAAAGAACTCCTTTAATAATTCAAATTTCAACAAGTTAAAACAACCGAAACATTTGTAATATGGAGCTCTAGTTtatatgtattttctttcttaaaatacCACCTTTAtcattgacttttttttgccattatATATTGAGACATTTTATGCAATATACTTGCTAACAAGGGGCAACCCCAGCCTCATGCATGTGATTAAAAAACCTGAGGTGCCACCAGCTTACCCTGGACGAACGGGGCCTCTTCCTGCATGGACACAGGTGCAGGAAGGAGGTGCAGACGGCAAAGCAGCGAAAGGCGAACACCAACTCCACAATGGACATGACGACAACGGGCACCCACAAGATGACAATGGTCGTCTGAATGGCGACAGTACGCACAAAAATGATCcgtaaacactttaaaaacctgacaaaataCAAGAAGGAAAACTGCACTTACATAAAGACGGGTTGGATCAAATTCACATTCGTATGTGATCCTCGATGAGTCAATGGTTCTGTTGAGGGCCTTGCAGTGCGTCTTTAGGATTTTCGTTCCTTTGTGGATCATAGCGGTAACTACAGAAACTGACAAGCCTGTGGCTGAGGCAGCGCCTAGGAGCCCTGCCAGGAAGCTGAAGACCAGCAGAACCCACTTCTGTaaggacaacaaaacaaaaggatattCCTGAGTCACAGACGCCATTTAAAGTATGTCAGAAGGAATCTGTAGCACGACTTTGTCTGACATCTCCAGACACGTGCGCTTAGTcccaaacaaaaagacatgtCCCAACAGGAGCCAGCAAGTAGCAGAGATGGGAGAAACTGTGGCAAAGATAGGGAAAAAACATTTACCAGGGTcctgattttcttgtttttcgaCAGGACGATAGCCGTTATTCCACTGATGATTCCCTGAAGGAGCACAAGCAGAAAGATCACTCATCACAGGTGACTGAAGCAACTTTTAGGATTCACGATCAAAGATACTCTTTGCAACGgtagcaaacacaaattcatcaagaaggaaacaaaaactgcacaCTTTTCTGTCTCATAGCTATGGTTATTGTGTCCTGAAGTTAAAAATTTGTGAACGGTTGCCAActaccacgtgtgtttgtttgcctacGGAAACAGACAAAGTGACTAAATATAGATCAACAATGGTGACGTGCATGGAAGAGCAGTTTGAGTTGGATAAGTCCATCAGTTAAGATGTACTGGTACGTATTTATcatatttgttgagtaaagtatgacAATAAACTTCCAGCAGATTtagccaagtgctttgtttacattgagaaCATttagaattgcatatcaatatatctggaaaactactggagtaattGTTTTCAcgctgcaccatttgatatagttaaaaatattgtttttaaatgtttgatttcattctttgcaatgagtacctttgaAAGGATTTCCAGCCGTAAAGCAGCCAATGATCGCTACTCTTTTGCACAGCACATCACTCACCATCAGACCCGCCACGATGGCGATGACATTAGAAATGGCGTACAACAGAGTCCCGATCCTGGCTTTCACGTGGATGTGTCTGAGCACGGTGCCGTGCACCAGGGCACCCAGGAGGAAGTTGACATGGCCCACCAGAACCAGGGCCAGCCCCATCTTCATCAGGACTTTGCCGTCTTTGAGGCTGGCGCAGCATAGTCCTGGCACATGCAGAGAGATGTTATGAATAACTGAGCATCGTGTGCACAAAATAAGCTCATCCTGTCGTAACTGTAATAACACACTTTGATTCAAAAAGACTACATAGAGCAGACCATGTGTGTCccaattcatttttgtttgtactGCGTATGATTTCTGTGATACAGAGCAAGTTCATTTTTATATCAGTATTGTGGtctcagcaaaacaaaactaaagtaacaatatttaaaatactgCAGCAGCCCTTAAAAGCAATGCAGTGACTACAACTACCCCTCACTCCTGACGTGG is a window of Kryptolebias marmoratus isolate JLee-2015 linkage group LG10, ASM164957v2, whole genome shotgun sequence DNA encoding:
- the tmem54a gene encoding transmembrane protein 54a isoform X1, producing MSRSGLCCASLKDGKVLMKMGLALVLVGHVNFLLGALVHGTVLRHIHVKARIGTLLYAISNVIAIVAGLMGIISGITAIVLSKNKKIRTLKWVLLVFSFLAGLLGAASATGLSVSVVTAMIHKGTKILKTHCKALNRTIDSSRITYECEFDPTRLYTTIVILWVPVVVMSIVELVFAFRCFAVCTSFLHLCPCRKRPRSSRMRLQRRGETPTPAPTPAPAPNTRAEDEPTEQDDLLDSSTVKRSHWM
- the tmem54a gene encoding transmembrane protein 54a isoform X2 — translated: MKMGLALVLVGHVNFLLGALVHGTVLRHIHVKARIGTLLYAISNVIAIVAGLMGIISGITAIVLSKNKKIRTLKWVLLVFSFLAGLLGAASATGLSVSVVTAMIHKGTKILKTHCKALNRTIDSSRITYECEFDPTRLYTTIVILWVPVVVMSIVELVFAFRCFAVCTSFLHLCPCRKRPRSSRMRLQRRGETPTPAPTPAPAPNTRAEDEPTEQDDLLDSSTVKRSHWM